The following proteins come from a genomic window of Malus domestica chromosome 02, GDT2T_hap1:
- the LOC103449019 gene encoding eukaryotic translation initiation factor 3 subunit I-like: MRPILMKGHERPLTFLKYNRDGDLLFSCAKDHKPTVWFADNGEHLGTYRGHNGAVWCCDVSRDSSRLITGSADQTAKLWDVQTGRLLFTFNFDSPARAVDLSVGDRLAVITTDPFMGVTSAIHVKRIDRDPEDRNNNLLLFALPCF, translated from the coding sequence ATGAGGCCGATACTGATGAAGGGGCACGAGAGGCCCTTGACCTTCCTCAAGTACAACAGGGACGGCGACCTCCTCTTCTCTTGCGCCAAGGATCACAAACCCACCGTCTGGTTCGCCGACAATGGCGAGCACCTCGGCACCTACCGCGGCCACAATGGCGCCGTTTGGTGCTGCGACGTTTCCCGGGACTCCTCCCGCCTCATCACTGGCAGCGCTGATCAGACCGCCAAGCTCTGGGACGTTCAGACCGGCCGACTGCTCTTCACCTTCAACTTTGACTCCCCGGCCAGGGCTGTTGACTTATCCGTCGGGGATCGGCTGGCTGTTATCACCACCGACCCCTTCATGGGGGTCACTTCCGCGATTCACGTCAAGCGCATTGACAGAGACCCCGAAGATCGTAACAATAATCTCCTCTTATTTGCCTTGCCCTGTTTTTAG
- the LOC103418413 gene encoding small ribosomal subunit protein uS15 yields MGRMHSRGKGISASALPYKRTPPSWLKISTQDVEENICKFAKKGLTPSQIGVILRDSHGIAQVKSVTGSKILRILKAHGLAPEIPEDLYHLIKKAVSIRKHLERNRKDKDSKFRLILVESRIHRLARYYKKTKKLPPVWKYESTTASTLVA; encoded by the exons ATGGGGCGTATGCACAGCAGAGG AAAGGGTATTTCAGCTTCGGCTTTGCCGTACAAGAGGACCCCACCTAGCTGGTTGAAGATCTCTACACAGGAT GTTGAGGAGAACATCTGTAAGTTTGCCAAGAAGGGTCTGACACCCTCTCAAATTGGTGTTATTCTTCGTGATTCTCACGGTATTGCTCAGGTGAAGAGTGTCACTGGCAGCAAGATCTTGCGTATTCTGAAGGCTCATG GTCTTGCCCCTGAAATTCCTGAGGATCTTTACCACCTGATCAAGAAGGCTGTCTCAATCAGGAAGCATTTGGAGAGGAACAGGAAGGACAAGGATTCTAAATTTAGACTGATTCTGGTTGAGAGCAGAATCCATCGCCTTGCTCGTTACtacaagaagacaaagaagctTCCACCAGTCTGGAAGTA TGAATCGACCACCGCCAGCACTCTTGTGGCTTAG
- the LOC139191413 gene encoding uncharacterized protein → MYVPNVEELKKDILDEVHISAYAMHPGSTKMYHTIHHFYYWPAFQEALGSRLLYNTAYHPQTDGQLERTIQTLEDMLRLSILQFGDAWHKCLPLIKCCAIRQERKLSPRYIGPYQIVERVREVAYQLALPLELARVHNVFHVSMLRKYVSDPSHVILPQPLEINPYLTYDEVPVTILDCKDKVLRNKTVRMVKVL, encoded by the exons atgtatgtaccaaatgttgaggAATTGAAGAAAGACATATTGGATGAAGTGCATATTTCTGCTTATGCCATGCACCCTGGGagcactaagatgtatcataccatccaTCACTTCTActattggccag cttttcaggaagctttgGGATCGAGATTACTCTACAACAccgcttatcatcctcaaactgatgggcaGTTAGAGAGAACTATCCAGACtttggaagatatgttgagattgTCAATTCTACAGTTTGGAGACGCTTGGCACAAATGCTTACCGTTGATAAA GTGTTGTGCAATTAGGCAAGAGAGGAAACTCAGCCCTAGGTACATCGGGCCATACCAGATCGTTGAACGAGTTAGGGAAGTTGCTTATCAACTTGCATTGCCACTAGAGTTGGCGAGAGTgcataatgtgtttcatgtatCGATGCTACGAAAGTACGTTTCTGATCCGTCACACGTAATCCTTCCTCAGCCACTGGAGATCAATCCATATTTGACCTATGATGAGGTTCCAGTGACTATCCTTGATTGCAAAGATAAGGTTCTTAGGAACAAAACAGTGCGGATGGTGAAGGTTTTGTGA